AGAGGGTGGGAGGATGTCGTTCAACGGCTTGTTATCGAGGTTCATCCCTGGGTGGTTAATGTGGACGCGGTGGCTAACCTGTTGGAATCAAGAGGGTTTAGCGTTAGGGTCGTGGATATTGGCTCGCCAAGCCAGGTTATGTTGTTCGCATGGAGGAGGCATACGTAAGGAGGCCTCATAGAGGGCTAGACGCGGCTTATTAGTCCTCCTGGCACCCCTGGCAATGCTCTGGACGCGTTGCTGAGTTGATATTCCCCGGTTTGTACGGTGCCTGGGACGCGGGGCTGTGAAGAGTCACGGTTGGCTGATGTGTGAGGATAACGCCCCGTAGTCTGAGCCCCCTATAGGCCGATGTAGATGCGACCCGGCCTCAAGACACGTAGAAGTACACGTCGTGTAGCTGGTTTGGGGATTTCCTTGCTACATATCTTCGTTGCTGGTAGCCCGCTTGTCTCTAACACCAGGCAATCGCCCACTATTGTGTAGTCAAGGTGTAGGCCTCTCTTCTTACCCAGCTCTGCTAGCATTTCGAGACCCTCTACTATGGGTATGTCGAGGTGCGTACGCGTAGCGTGCATACATCCCTTAGGGTGCAGCTCCGCTTGTACACGTCTACAGCCTATACCCTCGATACACACATCAACTTCTATTCTCTTTTTGCACACTAGCATCCACCTCTCGCAACGTGTCCCACAGCGTCGCCAGGAGCGTTAAACTAGCATTAAGCAAGGCACGTGCAGAGGAATAATCTCTCGCATCCACATCGATTATTATCCTCGTTTCCCTCTTCTCAACACGCATTTCGCCACGGGTTGGGTCCGGCGGATTACTAGCCTCGACAAGGAGCGCCTCATAGAGGGCTTTTGTCTTCGTCTCGTCGCACACCTCTACTTCAATCCTTGCCCGTGGCCGCATAGCGCAACACCTCACGTTTCTCTAGATAGACGTGTACCTTTGCCTCTGCGTCTGTAACAGCCGATATTCTTAGTGTTGGGCCACAGACTCTGCGTGTATGGGGGCAGAGGAAGGTTAACTCGACGATACCACCCTTCTCCTCCATCAAGCCTATCACGTCGTACTTCTCCCACTCGTCTTCACCATGAAGTACAAGTTTACCTAGAAACGATTTCAGCACCACGTCTACTACTCGAGCAGCTTCTTCGCTGTTAACTCTACGCGCATCTATCCCGAGTTTCTTAACGCCGAATATCCTCTGTGCACCGGGAGTCTCACGTCGCAGACGTACACCACGAAGCGATATCGTTGCCATGAGTTGTAGGCCTTCCTCGGGTAGCGCGCCTGGCTTATACACTCGTATAACTCCAGGGTTACCCTTCTTCACACCGATTATCACTACTCGCTCGGCTCCATAGTTGTAAGCCTCATAGTAGAGGTCTTGGAGCGTTGCCTTGCCACGGTTTATCTTGACAGCCTCTGGTAATACCGAGGCTAGGTCTTTAGCAAAGCTTCGTACTCTCTGTGTGGGTCTATGCGAGGTAGTAACTATTATCCTCGCTCTGCCCGCAGCGCTCATCTATGCACCCCTCCGGTGCTACCCCTACCGACATCACCCTTAGGCTAAACCCGGATATACCAGGCGGCTATGCCCTACTATCAGCTGTAGGGGGTGTGGCAGAGCGTGTCCGAGACCAGGGTTACCGTTACTAGGATCAGGATGGTTGGTAGGAGGTGGAAGGCCGATTTCCTAGAGGATCTCATGGAGCTGCTGAAGATAACGTTTGGCGGCGAGACACTGATACGCCTAAACAGCTTCCTGACGCCTCAGCGCCGTTTCCCGATAACCGACTTCGATGTCTTCAAAGAGGTCGACGATGAAACCATTCGCAAGCTGCGCGACGAGATAGAGAAGCTGCTAGAGGAGCATGGCTACAACCCAAGGAGGCTGCTAGCGATAAAGAAGGTTGAAACTACAATCACAGCCAGAGAGTCTGCCATTGAGAGCAGGCGCGAGGATGTAGGCACTGCCGAGGAGAGAGCCGAGGCTGAAACCACCTAAGCTTCTCCACCCTTCTTTTTAGACACAACGCGTATGTACTCGATACGCGTGTAGGGATACTGGCCTTCCTCGTCCTTCTCTAGCTTCTTCGTCATATCCCATACTGTGAGCAGAGCTATGGATACCGCTGTAAGCGCCTCCATCTCGACACCAGTCTTCGCAGATGTAACTACCTTTGCCCTGCACACCACCCTATCCTCCCCACTAACCTCACATTTGACATCAACATGCGTCAACGGCAACGGATGGCACAATGGTATGAGGTCCCACGTCTTCTTAGCAGCTAGAATACCGGCTATCGCAGCAGTTGTGAGCACATCACCCTTCTCTATACGCCCCTCTCGTATAGCCCGTATCGTCTCGGGACGCAGACGTATCGCACCCTCTGCTATAGCTTCGCGGTATACGACCGGCTTGTGCGTCACATCAACCATGTGGACCTTGCTCACGTTCCCCCAGCCTCTCGAAAATCTCAGCTAGAAGCCTAGTCAAAGGGTTATCCCGATTCAACGTGATGATGCGCGCACGCCCATATCGCTTCTCAACTATAACACCATGCTTTTTTAGAACCTCCAGGTGCCTATTGACAAGCCGGTAGTGCATACCCGTTTCGCGCACAAGCCTCGTTATGTTGACCTCCCCGTGGTTGAGGAGCACGCGGAGTATGCGTATCCTACCAGGGCTGCCCAGTATCTCCTCGAGGCTCAAGGCACATCGCCCGCCTTAAACTTACGAATAGCATCTATCACGGTCTTCTCGAGGATATCCAGAGGCGCTGCACTCAACCCTATGAGCGTCGTACGGCCCCTCACGCCCTTACCCGATGGCTTAGCATCAATAACGCCCTTCAGCTTCAGGTCACGAATGTACTCATAGACTTGCGTGTGGCCACGGGGCTTCTCACCAAATTCCTCACAAACCGCGCGGTACTCCTGCTCTACCTCTCCCATTTTCGCATACGGCTCTGTCTCCTTGCTCCTCAACACTCTTATTATCGCGAGGAGGAGTAGCAGCTGGTGCAGAGTTAAGCTACCCTCGAGGATTATGTCCTGAATCCTAACTGCATGTGGGTTGACTAGTGCGTGCGCTTTCCTCACATGCTCGATAGTTATTCTATCCGAGCCTTCGTTATCCGCGTATTCGCCTGCAAGCGTCAATATCTGGAGTGCTTGCCTTGCGTTACCCTCGCCATGCCCATCGATACCAGTCAGCTCTGCTATATAGCGTATCACCTCGTCACCAACTGTTCCCGGGTAGAAGGATAGCTCTGCACGATATTGTAGAATGTCATAGAGCTGGGCAACCGTGTAGGGTTGGAATGTCACAACGTTCTTGAGCAGATAGTTGACAGTGGCGGGATTCAACATGTTGAGGTGTTTTAGATCCCTCATTATGAAGATGTAGTGCATTCTCCTCTTGAACATTGGGTACTCGTCATACACCCTCACGAGGAAGTATACTGCGTCGTTCCCGCTAGTCTCTATAAAATAGTCGAACTCGTCAAGGATAATTATAGCATGCTCGTCCCTCTCTTCTAGCTTCTCGAGAACCCTCTCAAACACTTCACGCGCAGAGTAGCCTCGAGTCGGCATAGGTATCTCTAGCTGCGACGCGATGCTCGTGACGACCGAGTATAGAGTTCGAACAGCATGACAGTTGATGTACACCATGCGTAGGGTGAGACCCCTCTTCCTCGCTATCTCGGCAAAATCCATTGTGAATCTTCTAGCACTAGCTGTCTTGCCGACACCGATCGGCCCGACTATGAGAGCACGATGAGATGTGCTACCGGGGTCAGTGATTATACCCCTGAAATACATTGCAAGCTGTTTCAGCTGCTGTTCACGGTGTGGGAGCTTCTCGGGCACATAGTCTGGGTCGAGCTTCTCTCTACTTTTGAACACACTTGGCTTCTCGAGCACAGATTCTATAATGTCTCGTGTAGTGCCTCCCTCCGGCATACTTCCGGTCTACCCCTGTACCCAGGTTCACTCCGCGAGCGACAGTATCCCTAGATGTGATTTCCCGTATGCTAACCGTAATTAGCTACACAACGCTCGGTAGTACCTCTCTTCCACCACTCTTCTACGCGGTCACAGCGCCAAGGTATGATGCTAAGACCGCAACCTTCACCAGGTACACACTCTAGCTTCACAACATGCTGAGCACCCCGTCTCGATACTCTGAACCCACGAGCAGAGAGCCACTCAACAATCACTTTCTCTAGTTGCGACGATAGACGTGAAGATCCACGCACATCCACCTCAACCCATACAACAGCACCACTCCCCAGTTTGGCCGAAAGCACCTCCAACCCCTCGACGATACTGCCAGGTTCAGGCTCAACGTGATACTCTACTGGCACCACACGCTGCGCGTAGGCTGGCGGCCAATGCATAAGCCTCCTCAACAGGATGAATGGATTAACCAAGGAGAAGACTAAGATCACATCTGGGTAGCTTCTAGATCTACGCGACACTAGGCCTGGATCCAGCTCATAGAGTACATCACCAAGCTCTGTTTCGAGCTTAGTTCCCCGCCCTTTACTCGCCGTTGCTATCAGTACTAGCGGCCTTCCTCCCTCTACCCATCTCCACCTGCCCCGTATAGGGGCAACATTCTCGAACGGGACACTCGTCACACCTCGGGCGCCCCGGCCTACAATACCGCCTACCAAGCTCTATAAGCAGCATGTGCATCTCACGCCTGACTTCTGGCGGGAAGAAGATCTCTCCCCATTTCCTCTTTTCCTCGTAGCCGCCTCTGACACCCCACCTCTCCAATATCCTCGAGATGTGCGTATCCACGGGGAAAACCGGAAAACCACAATAGTTCATGAGCACGACATCAACGGTCTTTGGACCGACGCCGCGCAGACCGAGCAACAGTTTACGAGCGTTCTCTATACCCATCTTGCATAGGCTCTTTTCGACCCACGGGTTTTCAACAAAGAACCTAGCAATACCCAGTATGGTCTCAACCCTCCTCCTGTACATGCCTGCCGGCTTCACCGCCTCCTCTAGACGGTCCCGAGGCGTTCTCAGCACAGCCTCGGGTGTAACCACACCACCAAGAGCCTCAGCAAGTCTTCGAAATGCTTCGATAGCATTACGGTCGTTTGTATTCTGGCTAAGGACGACACCCACAATCAACGCGAAGAGACTTGCGCCACGCTCCTTGGCGTATAGGGCTACAAATCTCTCCGGGGAGGGCCTGGGAAGGGAACTACGAAGCTTCTCATATATTACCTGCCAGCTACAGAGGGACAATCAGCCATTCACCCTAGTAGGCTAGGATATCGCAGAGGCTCGCCTGGCCTCAGCACCGTCTCTCCAGGGTAGAACGCCTCGCCTCCAAGCTCCTCCTCGATTCTTAGAAGCTCATTGTACTTTGCTGTTCTCTCGCCACGAGCCGGAGCACCCGTCTTAATGAGGCCCGTGCCAAGCCCGACCGCCAGATGTGCTATAGTCGTGTCCTCTGTCTCGCCACTCCTGTGACTGATTATAGCCCTCATACCCGCACGATGAGCCATATTGACAACCTCTAGAGCCTCCGTCAGCGTACCTATCTGGTTAACCTTTACCAGCACTGCCGTCGTCGCACCAACCCTTATCCCTCTCTCAAGCCTCTCAGGGTTAGTAGTGTACAGGTCGTCGCCTACCACGAGAACCCCTCTCTTGGAAGCCTCCCTGGTGAACACAGCAAAGCCCTCGAAGTCCTCCTCATAGAGCGGATCCTCGACACTACGCACAGGGAACTCATCAAGAATCGATACCAGATACTCTATCATCTTCTCCCTATCAAGCTCCTTCCCATCAACTATGTACACGCCACGCTCCTCATTGTAGAACTGAGAAGCTGCAACATCAAGTGCATACACAACATCCACTCCTGGCTCATACCCCGCCCTCTTAGTAGCATCTACCAGCGCGCTCAAAGCCTCCCTATTCTCCCTCATCGGCGGCGCAAAACCACCCTCATCACCAACGTTAACCGCCATCTTACCATACTTCTCGATAAGGAGGCGCCGGAGAGCCTTGTAGACCTCAACAGCTATTCTCATGGCCTCGCGGAAGGAATCGGCACCCACCGGCACTATCATGAACTCCTGGAAGCTAAGCTCGTTGCCAGCATGCGCACCGCCATTTATAATGTTGAGGAGCGGGACTGGCATCACATAAGCGCCCGGCCCCCCTAGGTACCTGTAGAGCGGCAGCCCGGCAGTCGCAGCAGCAGCCTTAGCCACGGCTAACGACACAGCAACTATGCTATTGCCACCAAGTATCCTCTTCTCGTGTGTACCATCAAGCTTGCATAGGAGCGCGTCTATCTCACGTTGCTTCCTAGAGTCTAGGCCTATGAGAGCAGGCGCTATGACAGAATTTATCACATTGACTGCACGCTCTACACCACGCCCTGCCCACGCCCTACCCTCATCCCTAAGCTCCACCGCCTCGTGCCTACCCCTGCTAGCCCCGGCTGGCGCAGCAGCCCGGCCAACACCGCCACCCTCAGTGACAACCTCCGCCTCTACTGTTGGATCGCCCCTCGAGTCTAGTATCATCCTACCACGCACATCAATGATACGGAAAGCCTCGTCGCTAAACACGCTCGCTGCCCCCCGCACACCCCGAAGCTACCCCGCTAAAACCCCGGATGCCAGTCAAGCTGAAGGGAAGATGCGTTGAGAATTCTCGTGATAGGCGCAGGACAAGTTGGCTCGCACCTAGCACGGATACTCGCACTACATGACAACGACGTGATTGTCGTGGATAAGGATCCGGCGAAATGCCAGAATCTTAGAGAGTCTATAGAGGCCGACATACACGTCGTACAGGGAGACGCTACAGACCCGAGCCTCTATGAAGAGATAGACTTGTCAAGCATAGATGTAGTGGTCGCTGCAACCGATCGCGACGAGGTTAATCTCTTCGTGGCAACGCTCGCAAGGGATTATGGCGTTAAGAGGATAATAGCGAGAGTGCGTAGCCCCCTAGTTGCAAAGCTCATGGAGAAGATAGGCGTCGAGTACGTGATAACAGAGCCCCTCGTGACAGCAAAGCTAATGGCGTCTATCATCGAGGGGAAGTACACAGCAATAAACCTGGTGCCCGTGTTTACGGGCAACTATGTACTCGTGTCGTTATCGATATCAGAGACCGATACTAGCGTCGGCAAGAGCCTAGACGAGTTGGATTTGCCCCGCGAGTCTAGGATACTGGCCGTCTTCGATGGCGAGAATATGCTAGACCCTATGGAGGTGGAGCGTTTACACCCAAACTATGTTGTAATTGCACTTGTACGTAGGGATGTGGTGCAGGAGTTTATCCAGGCGTTCCGTTAGCCCGCCAAGTGGTGAGCACTTTGCAGCTCCATACTGATGTGCTCCGCGTGTTTATAGCCCTGATACCTTTCGCCATAGCCGCCCTCATACTACACTTCATGAAGAGCAGGCTAGGGCGCCTCGTGGAGCGCAACATATTATCAAGGACTTTATTGTCACGCTTGCATAGCCTTGCGGCTCTAGTCGCCTATTGTATAGCGGCGCTTATCGCACTCTACACTCTCACGGGCGCGCATGAGGCGCTGTACGCGGCGATAGCGCTTGGATTAGCTAGCATAGCACCAGCTATACCGATACTCACCAACATCTATGCATACTACGTGATAATGACAGAGCATATTGTTGCACCCGGCGAGATGATTATCCTCGAGAACGGTGTGAGAGGAACAGTACACTCCGTCTCACTGTTCTCAACCATATTGCGCACTGGACGCGGCGAGTACATCACCATACCAAACAAGCTACTTCTAGAGCATATCGTGAGAAAGGAGCCCATGGATAGGAGCGTTGTCGAACTCGAGGTGAAACTGCATGGTATACGAGGCCGCGATGCAAGCGATACAACCGAGAGACTAGAAGCTGTGAGCAACACACTCAGACGCACGTTAAGCGAGTACCGCGCAGCAATAAGAGGTCTAGAGGCCAGCGTCGCGCTAGAGGCTCTGGAGGGTGACACAGCAGTCTACCGCGTGACCGTATACATGGTCGCGGCTAGCGCCAAGATGCTGGCCGGCCTCGTCTCCAGGATTATAACGTCGCTCGCCGATTACAACCCGGATGTTCGTATAAGAAGCCTGGAGTGGCTGGCTTGTAGAAGGTGAGCCCGCGCTTGCCGAGGAGGCAGCGCGACCCAACCATATGTCCTCGCTGCGGCTCCAAAGCCGAGCCCAAGAAGACGTGGCAGTTAGTCTCACCATTCCCGGACTCAAAGGGGAGGATAACCATCACGATAATGGCCAGCTTTGAATGCCCTAACTGTGGCCACAAGTGGCGCGGCGCGCTCTCAAAACTGAAGGTTGGAGGAGATGAGATGGAAATAGGCGGTAAGAAGGTAAAGCACGAACAAGCTGCAGAGGAGAAGAGAGAAGGCCCAGTGTTCGAGATAGACATAGACGAGCTTTAACCCATTGTCAACACGTATGCTACGAGCGACACATAGGCACTAGTTAGGCCCATCGCCACAAGCCTCTCCCATATTGGCGCACCTCCCCACCCCCACACGCTCTTTTCGAAATACTCGCGAAGCCCGACGTAAACTGGGTAGTAGGCCACCGCTACCAATAGTGCCGCAAGAGCAGGGTTACCATGCATAGCCGCGACAAACGCGCCCAGCAGCATCATACTGGACAGTATGAAGAACTCCCTCATCTCGCGCATCATGTGCGTTAATAGTAGACTTCTCCCTCTGATCATCAACTCCTCGTATACGGCCGCAACTGCTAGCAACATCGAGTTGAGCGTGGCGGATAACGCGCTTATGGAGTCTCCACGCAAGAGGGTTGAAACTAGCGAAGCAGAGAGGTATAGCATAGCGAAGCTGTAGAGTACACCGGGGATCATCGCCCTTAGTCCAAGATACCCTCTACAAGCCGTAAAGAAGCTGGCCGCCACACCAGTCACGAACTGGACTGTCACTACAACAGGGAGATACTCCGGTGGCGCGACATAAGCTAGACCATAGACACCACCCGGAATCGTAACTGCCACGAGAACGCCTAGAAGGCTGAGCCATGCGAGCAGCGTTGCATCGCCGCACGTCCTTAGAAGGAGTGAGTGATATCTCACCCTGGCTTGTAGCCTCTTCCTTGGCTGCACGGCTTTGACCCGCAGCGATAATCGCAGAGGTAGTGCCTCTGGGCGAACCGGCTCAGTGATACAGACCGCCATAATGGAGATACTCGTGTCGATTCTCATAGCAGCCGTAGCAGCTCTCATCATCAAAACGGCGTGGAGTAGCATGGGTCTAACACTCGTCGTCGTTGAAGGGGCAAGCATGGAGCCCCTCTTTCACAGTGGGGATCTAGTTCTAGTGCAACACGTGCCGCCACAAGATATCCACGTGGGCGACATTATCGTCTATCAGGGTTGTGGAGGCAAGCTAATCATACATCGTGTCTACCTCATTTGCAACAATGGAGGCACTTACTGTTATGTCACGTGGGGCGACAATAACCCAGCCCCAGACACGCCCAACATGATATGCAGTACATGCCTATGCACGTTAGACGGCATCTATCAGGCAGCCGTACCCTACGAGAAGGTGGTTGGCAAGGTTGTAGAGGCAGGTGGGTTCATCTACAAGGTGCCCTATATAGGCGCCCTTGCCTCGCTACTAAGGAGCTAACCCAGTCTCAAGCAGGTACTTGGCAACATCACGTACCCACATGCCTGTCTCGCGTAGGGATGCTACACGCTCAAGATACTCCTCCCAGCCTATCCCTCCTAGACGCCTCCTCCACTCAACAAATCCCCTCTTAAGCGCCTCTAACGCCTCAAGATGAAACCTGCAGAGTCTCCCATCAACACTCTCCCTTCCACATATAACACACGGCCTCTCAGCCTCGACCAAACGTAGACTCTTAGCCAACATGAGGCCAGCATCCCTCATAGCACGCTTCTTGTAGTCCTCTAGGAGCAGGCTAAGCACACGCTTAGCCTCCTCGACCACCTCAGCGCGTCTCCTGATTCCGCGTCTTATATCCTCCAGTAGCCTCTCAAACTCTCTCGTCATAGCCACGCTGGTCAGCTTTGGGAAGAACTTCTCAAGCACCTCGGCAACAGCGAATCCCAGGTCAGTGACTGTTACATAACCTCCGCTCAGCCGCAGATACCCACGGTCGAAGAGCGTCTCTACAATCCTTGCGCGCGTGGCTTCAGTACCAATCCCAACCTCCTCCATCCACCTTACTAGCTTCGCCTTTGTGTAGGCCTCCGGGGGCTCAGTGTAAACCGTCTCCACTACCACCCTCTCGACTCGGAGCCTCTCCCCCCGGGACACCCTCGGTATATCATCCTTTGGGCGAGAGAACGGGTAGTAGACATACCACCCTTCTTCGAGGACACGTGTCCCCGACACGTTAACCCTAACTACGCCAAAGTCTAGTGTTGCAGTCACTCTCTCAACAACAGCCGGTTTGGAGAAAGCAGCCAAGAACCTACGCACTATGAGATCATAGATGCGCTCTTCTGCACGGTTTAACTTCCGCCTAGGAACAGCCCCCGTCGGGTGTATAGCAGGATGCGCTGGATCCTCCTTGGGTCCCTGCACTGGCCTCAGCACACCACGCGTTTCGAGCAGCAGCCTCTTGACTAGCTGCGTGTAGGCCGGGATAGATGCTAAGCCTTCAAGTATGCCTCGGAAGTCTAGGGTGTGAGGCAACTTCTGGCTATTCGTTCTAGGGTAGCTTATGAGACCGTCGAGGTATAGCTGCTCGGCTATCTCCTGTGTAAAGGCCGGGCTGTACCCGTAGAGCCGAGCTGCCTCCATCTGGAGGTCGCTTAGGTTGAACGCTGGCGGGGGTTTCACATACTCACGTCTACCTGCAACACTAGAGACGAAAGCATAGCCACGCGCAGCTACCCTATCCGCTATACGCTTGGCCTCGATAAGCTTCTCACGCGAAGCTATAGTCAGCTTCAGCCTGCCCTCACGACCAGCAAGCCATACTTGCACGTTAAAGCGCGGATATGGGACGTGAAGCCTTCTCCTAGCCTCACGTTTAGCAGCCTCTACCAGCGTCGGCGACTGCACTCTACCCGCGCTCAGCACAACCTTTTTGCCGGTGACGAGCTTCACAGCCTCCATCAACGCCCTGCTGACGTTGATACCCCAGAGCCAGTCTAGCTCGTGACGAGCTAGACCCGCCTCTATCATCGGCCAGTCTAGCGGCTCCAGTCTGCGGAATGCACGGCGTATATCAGTTGGCGTCAGAGCAGAGAATTTCATGCGGTAGGCTCTCCGCACATCACCCAGGTTCCGTATGATCATGTACCCTATGACTGAGCCCTCTACGTCATAGTCACACGCGTTTATGTAGATGCTAGCGTCTCTACACAGGGTGGCTAGCAGCGCGAGGAACTTCCTAGCATGCTTGGCGCCCTCAGCCACGTCTAGGGGGACCCAACGGTATGTGAACACGGGAAACCCACGCTCGTCGGTATAAAGGCCGTAGAGGTGGCCAGCAGCCGGCGCAACTACGAACAAGCGCCCATCAACTCTGAGCACCCAGTATGGTACGCCATATGCCGTACATCTCCTCGCATATCGGCCTCCAAGAGCCTCTGCAATCTTTGCAGCCGCTTTCGGCTTCTCAGCTATTATTAGTCCATAGCCTCGCGGCGGCCTGCAGCCACCAGCCACCATCCTTACCCGATGATGCAGCTAGGACTCTGAACCCCTCATAGGGTTCCGGACACCTTCAAAGAGGCACTGGAAATGTAAGTATCAAAAGCACCACGTAGATGCCAGCGTATAACGCTGCCCTTCTAGGCGGCAATGGTTTTACTGGATTGAGTACGCCGGGATGGACACCCTTTCCTATCATGACGTGAAGCGCGTAAGCAAGCATCGCGAAGATTGCTATGATGCTCAGCTGCGGATAGACCAGTGCAAGTATCAACGCGAGGACCGGCACTAGACTACTGGTTAGGTTGTGCACCTCAGCCCCGAACACCGCGTACACAATATGCCCGCCATCCAGCTGACCTATCGGCAACAAGTTGAGGAACGTGACTATGAATACGATGAAAGCCGCAAACGCCAGAGGATGCAGTACTATCACAGCTTCACCACTGCCACC
The Pyrolobus fumarii 1A DNA segment above includes these coding regions:
- a CDS encoding signal peptidase I, with amino-acid sequence MIQTAIMEILVSILIAAVAALIIKTAWSSMGLTLVVVEGASMEPLFHSGDLVLVQHVPPQDIHVGDIIVYQGCGGKLIIHRVYLICNNGGTYCYVTWGDNNPAPDTPNMICSTCLCTLDGIYQAAVPYEKVVGKVVEAGGFIYKVPYIGALASLLRS
- a CDS encoding ORC1-type DNA replication protein gives rise to the protein MPEGGTTRDIIESVLEKPSVFKSREKLDPDYVPEKLPHREQQLKQLAMYFRGIITDPGSTSHRALIVGPIGVGKTASARRFTMDFAEIARKRGLTLRMVYINCHAVRTLYSVVTSIASQLEIPMPTRGYSAREVFERVLEKLEERDEHAIIILDEFDYFIETSGNDAVYFLVRVYDEYPMFKRRMHYIFIMRDLKHLNMLNPATVNYLLKNVVTFQPYTVAQLYDILQYRAELSFYPGTVGDEVIRYIAELTGIDGHGEGNARQALQILTLAGEYADNEGSDRITIEHVRKAHALVNPHAVRIQDIILEGSLTLHQLLLLLAIIRVLRSKETEPYAKMGEVEQEYRAVCEEFGEKPRGHTQVYEYIRDLKLKGVIDAKPSGKGVRGRTTLIGLSAAPLDILEKTVIDAIRKFKAGDVP
- a CDS encoding KEOPS complex subunit Pcc1, with the protein product MRPRARIEVEVCDETKTKALYEALLVEASNPPDPTRGEMRVEKRETRIIIDVDARDYSSARALLNASLTLLATLWDTLREVDASVQKENRS
- a CDS encoding mechanosensitive ion channel family protein — its product is MQLHTDVLRVFIALIPFAIAALILHFMKSRLGRLVERNILSRTLLSRLHSLAALVAYCIAALIALYTLTGAHEALYAAIALGLASIAPAIPILTNIYAYYVIMTEHIVAPGEMIILENGVRGTVHSVSLFSTILRTGRGEYITIPNKLLLEHIVRKEPMDRSVVELEVKLHGIRGRDASDTTERLEAVSNTLRRTLSEYRAAIRGLEASVALEALEGDTAVYRVTVYMVAASAKMLAGLVSRIITSLADYNPDVRIRSLEWLACRR
- a CDS encoding endonuclease III domain-containing protein; the protein is MSLCSWQVIYEKLRSSLPRPSPERFVALYAKERGASLFALIVGVVLSQNTNDRNAIEAFRRLAEALGGVVTPEAVLRTPRDRLEEAVKPAGMYRRRVETILGIARFFVENPWVEKSLCKMGIENARKLLLGLRGVGPKTVDVVLMNYCGFPVFPVDTHISRILERWGVRGGYEEKRKWGEIFFPPEVRREMHMLLIELGRRYCRPGRPRCDECPVRECCPYTGQVEMGRGRKAASTDSNGE
- the moaC gene encoding cyclic pyranopterin monophosphate synthase MoaC; translation: MVDVTHKPVVYREAIAEGAIRLRPETIRAIREGRIEKGDVLTTAAIAGILAAKKTWDLIPLCHPLPLTHVDVKCEVSGEDRVVCRAKVVTSAKTGVEMEALTAVSIALLTVWDMTKKLEKDEEGQYPYTRIEYIRVVSKKKGGEA
- a CDS encoding ArsR/SmtB family transcription factor, producing MSLEEILGSPGRIRILRVLLNHGEVNITRLVRETGMHYRLVNRHLEVLKKHGVIVEKRYGRARIITLNRDNPLTRLLAEIFERLGEREQGPHG
- a CDS encoding DNA topoisomerase I; this translates as MVAGGCRPPRGYGLIIAEKPKAAAKIAEALGGRYARRCTAYGVPYWVLRVDGRLFVVAPAAGHLYGLYTDERGFPVFTYRWVPLDVAEGAKHARKFLALLATLCRDASIYINACDYDVEGSVIGYMIIRNLGDVRRAYRMKFSALTPTDIRRAFRRLEPLDWPMIEAGLARHELDWLWGINVSRALMEAVKLVTGKKVVLSAGRVQSPTLVEAAKREARRRLHVPYPRFNVQVWLAGREGRLKLTIASREKLIEAKRIADRVAARGYAFVSSVAGRREYVKPPPAFNLSDLQMEAARLYGYSPAFTQEIAEQLYLDGLISYPRTNSQKLPHTLDFRGILEGLASIPAYTQLVKRLLLETRGVLRPVQGPKEDPAHPAIHPTGAVPRRKLNRAEERIYDLIVRRFLAAFSKPAVVERVTATLDFGVVRVNVSGTRVLEEGWYVYYPFSRPKDDIPRVSRGERLRVERVVVETVYTEPPEAYTKAKLVRWMEEVGIGTEATRARIVETLFDRGYLRLSGGYVTVTDLGFAVAEVLEKFFPKLTSVAMTREFERLLEDIRRGIRRRAEVVEEAKRVLSLLLEDYKKRAMRDAGLMLAKSLRLVEAERPCVICGRESVDGRLCRFHLEALEALKRGFVEWRRRLGGIGWEEYLERVASLRETGMWVRDVAKYLLETGLAP
- a CDS encoding potassium channel family protein, producing MRILVIGAGQVGSHLARILALHDNDVIVVDKDPAKCQNLRESIEADIHVVQGDATDPSLYEEIDLSSIDVVVAATDRDEVNLFVATLARDYGVKRIIARVRSPLVAKLMEKIGVEYVITEPLVTAKLMASIIEGKYTAINLVPVFTGNYVLVSLSISETDTSVGKSLDELDLPRESRILAVFDGENMLDPMEVERLHPNYVVIALVRRDVVQEFIQAFR
- the eno gene encoding phosphopyruvate hydratase, which produces MRGAASVFSDEAFRIIDVRGRMILDSRGDPTVEAEVVTEGGGVGRAAAPAGASRGRHEAVELRDEGRAWAGRGVERAVNVINSVIAPALIGLDSRKQREIDALLCKLDGTHEKRILGGNSIVAVSLAVAKAAAATAGLPLYRYLGGPGAYVMPVPLLNIINGGAHAGNELSFQEFMIVPVGADSFREAMRIAVEVYKALRRLLIEKYGKMAVNVGDEGGFAPPMRENREALSALVDATKRAGYEPGVDVVYALDVAASQFYNEERGVYIVDGKELDREKMIEYLVSILDEFPVRSVEDPLYEEDFEGFAVFTREASKRGVLVVGDDLYTTNPERLERGIRVGATTAVLVKVNQIGTLTEALEVVNMAHRAGMRAIISHRSGETEDTTIAHLAVGLGTGLIKTGAPARGERTAKYNELLRIEEELGGEAFYPGETVLRPGEPLRYPSLLG
- a CDS encoding Brix domain-containing protein yields the protein MSAAGRARIIVTTSHRPTQRVRSFAKDLASVLPEAVKINRGKATLQDLYYEAYNYGAERVVIIGVKKGNPGVIRVYKPGALPEEGLQLMATISLRGVRLRRETPGAQRIFGVKKLGIDARRVNSEEAARVVDVVLKSFLGKLVLHGEDEWEKYDVIGLMEEKGGIVELTFLCPHTRRVCGPTLRISAVTDAEAKVHVYLEKREVLRYAATGKD